One Candidatus Campbellbacteria bacterium genomic region harbors:
- a CDS encoding cell wall hydrolase — protein sequence MKSKILARYPNITAKVCAFGLIHALTFGTGVNVLSHPSVVTEAMAGDEVVSAVDAQEEILWFARAIYSETKVPSEQTLVAWVIRNRVESKYFPNTYKEVVLQPGQFSGFSQNDAQYSINSTLDFEDSNPSWDSAVAIAEAVYVADPVLRPLSKDVLHFYSPISVVYTPSWAQGRDADHVVRDSKGNARFAFYADIN from the coding sequence ATGAAATCAAAAATTCTAGCAAGATACCCAAATATTACAGCTAAAGTATGTGCTTTTGGTCTTATTCATGCCTTAACGTTTGGTACAGGTGTTAACGTTCTCTCTCATCCATCTGTTGTTACAGAAGCAATGGCGGGGGATGAAGTGGTGTCTGCGGTTGATGCCCAAGAAGAAATTCTTTGGTTTGCTCGAGCTATTTACTCGGAAACAAAGGTTCCCTCTGAACAAACACTTGTTGCGTGGGTGATTCGTAACCGCGTTGAATCAAAATACTTCCCTAATACATATAAGGAAGTGGTGTTGCAACCCGGTCAGTTCTCAGGTTTCTCTCAGAACGATGCTCAGTACAGCATTAACTCGACACTTGATTTTGAGGATAGCAATCCTTCGTGGGATAGTGCAGTGGCAATTGCTGAGGCGGTGTATGTTGCCGATCCGGTTCTTCGCCCACTTTCCAAGGATGTATTGCACTTCTATTCACCGATTAGTGTTGTGTACACACCTTCATGGGCGCAAGGACGTGATGCAGATCATGTGGTTCGCGACTCAAAAGGTAACGCGCGCTTCGCTTTCTACGCCGACATTAACTAA
- a CDS encoding ComEC family competence protein: MSSIFVYASVVGFLVGVAVRSLMVVSLWVYILCGVLVCIALLIFWLNRKKSWVLVGLFCWALLLGLIRTQYAFAESASFLDTQIGQTTIEGVVIDEPAFSEKSQKVVVEVAHDTKKEKVLLITSLYPDFVYGDALRASGVLKTPEAFMTDTGTMFDYASYLAKEGIAHQMLYPKVETISRGGGNFLYKVLFSLRRTFIKTLHDHLPEPQATLAGGISIGAQDGMDKETSDMFRRVGLIHIVVLSGYNITVVADGVMRMLAFLPRSLMLSGGALVVVLFTIMTGASATAVRASIMALIAILARVLGEKYDISRALALAAGGMVAFNPRILLFDPSFQLSFLATFGLIHLSPILERMFVRLPTVFALRQTVASTLATQTFVVPMLVWKTGQVSLISLLANVLVLPSIPIAMFFSGVLGVIGSFVPILGVVLSFPTTFFLSYVVGVARVLSKIPFASVEVGVPSAMVVGGVYVVLLLWIWMTKSSKHKTQISKKF, from the coding sequence ATGTCTTCGATTTTTGTATATGCAAGTGTTGTTGGGTTTCTTGTTGGTGTTGCTGTGCGATCCCTAATGGTTGTTTCCCTGTGGGTGTACATTTTGTGTGGCGTCCTTGTGTGCATTGCACTTCTCATTTTTTGGCTGAATAGAAAAAAATCGTGGGTACTTGTTGGGTTGTTTTGTTGGGCACTCCTGCTTGGTCTCATTCGTACGCAGTATGCTTTTGCTGAGAGCGCTTCTTTTTTAGATACACAAATTGGCCAAACGACGATTGAGGGAGTGGTGATAGATGAACCAGCGTTTTCTGAGAAATCACAGAAGGTCGTAGTAGAAGTTGCTCACGATACAAAAAAAGAAAAAGTGCTTCTCATTACATCGTTGTACCCTGATTTTGTGTATGGAGATGCCCTCCGTGCTTCGGGCGTACTCAAAACACCAGAAGCATTTATGACGGATACAGGGACGATGTTTGACTATGCTTCATATCTTGCAAAGGAAGGCATTGCGCACCAGATGTTGTATCCGAAGGTTGAAACCATTTCTCGTGGTGGCGGAAATTTTCTCTATAAGGTGTTGTTTTCTTTGCGAAGAACATTTATCAAAACTCTCCACGACCATCTACCCGAGCCACAGGCGACACTTGCAGGCGGTATTTCTATCGGGGCTCAAGATGGGATGGACAAAGAAACAAGTGATATGTTTCGTCGTGTTGGTTTGATTCACATTGTCGTGCTCTCTGGATACAACATTACTGTTGTTGCAGATGGCGTAATGCGGATGCTCGCGTTTCTTCCACGATCGCTCATGCTTTCCGGCGGTGCGCTGGTTGTGGTGTTGTTTACGATAATGACTGGTGCGTCAGCGACGGCGGTGCGTGCGAGCATCATGGCACTTATTGCAATACTCGCACGTGTACTCGGAGAAAAGTATGATATTTCTCGAGCTCTCGCACTCGCGGCGGGAGGGATGGTTGCGTTCAATCCGCGCATTTTACTTTTTGATCCGTCATTTCAACTTAGTTTTTTGGCGACGTTCGGTCTCATACACCTTTCTCCGATCTTAGAGCGTATGTTTGTTCGATTACCAACAGTATTTGCGTTGCGACAAACAGTTGCATCAACGCTCGCAACGCAGACGTTTGTGGTGCCGATGTTGGTATGGAAAACAGGGCAGGTGAGTCTCATTTCGTTACTTGCAAATGTATTGGTATTGCCAAGTATTCCTATTGCAATGTTTTTTTCTGGAGTTCTTGGTGTGATAGGAAGTTTTGTTCCAATACTCGGTGTGGTACTTTCATTTCCAACAACATTTTTTCTTTCTTATGTTGTGGGTGTTGCTCGCGTGCTATCAAAAATCCCATTTGCATCAGTTGAAGTAGGTGTACCGTCTGCGATGGTTGTTGGTGGGGTGTATGTGGTTCTTCTTTTGTGGATATGGATGACCAAAAGCTCAAAGCACAAAACTCAAATTTCAAAAAAGTTTTAA
- a CDS encoding MscL family protein, whose protein sequence is MTGFITFIREQGVIGLAIGFILGGAVGKVVTSLVTDVVNPLIGLIFGNVAGLADMSIGVVKLGSFISALIDFGIIAAVVYFVFKGLKIDRFDAKKEE, encoded by the coding sequence ATGACTGGATTTATTACATTCATTCGAGAGCAAGGAGTTATTGGTTTGGCTATCGGGTTTATTCTTGGGGGAGCTGTTGGAAAAGTAGTTACATCACTAGTGACAGACGTAGTGAACCCACTTATTGGATTGATATTCGGAAATGTCGCAGGACTTGCCGATATGTCCATTGGGGTCGTGAAGTTGGGAAGTTTCATTTCGGCGCTCATCGATTTCGGCATCATCGCCGCTGTGGTGTATTTTGTGTTTAAAGGATTGAAGATTGATCGGTTTGATGCGAAGAAGGAAGAGTAG
- a CDS encoding ribonuclease HI family protein, with the protein MKYIVYTDGGARGNPGPAGIGFVIVEDGKTIKRGHAYIGETTNNQAEYEALIRAFQELECIVPQQKRGDVHVEVRMDSELVIKQLRREYKVKDAGLKLQFAKVGALILPFPNVTFKHIPRAQNAEADALANEAMDNKNFK; encoded by the coding sequence ATGAAATACATCGTATACACAGACGGCGGAGCGCGAGGCAACCCAGGACCTGCGGGAATCGGTTTTGTTATTGTTGAGGACGGAAAAACAATAAAGCGTGGCCACGCGTATATTGGAGAAACAACAAACAATCAGGCTGAATACGAGGCGCTCATTCGCGCGTTTCAAGAGCTTGAATGTATTGTTCCACAGCAGAAGCGGGGAGACGTGCATGTTGAGGTTCGCATGGACAGCGAACTCGTTATCAAACAGCTTCGCCGCGAATACAAAGTGAAAGATGCGGGTCTCAAGCTCCAATTTGCAAAAGTCGGCGCGCTTATTTTGCCGTTTCCAAATGTTACATTCAAACATATTCCACGTGCGCAGAATGCTGAAGCCGATGCACTTGCAAATGAAGCGATGGATAATAAAAATTTTAAATAA
- the recJ gene encoding single-stranded-DNA-specific exonuclease RecJ: MNNQQVQKYIVAENPDKETRGQLAEYSELIQKLLFHRGIRTKEGAHAFLSPRYDHDGHDPFLLRDMKKAIERILSAVERNEHIALFSDFDADGIPSAVVMHDLLKKIGYENFSVTIPHRNTEGFGLNEDAISTFIDKKVGLVITLDCGMGDVVHVARAMDAGIDVIITDHHMQNHDVPKAYAIVNPNQEGDEYPNKNLCGAGVAFKIAQALLLKAKKDIPIGWEKWLLDMVGIATLSDMVSLTGENRVFAHYGLLVLKKSPRLGIRTLLSHLRMKQYSLTEDDVVFMITPRINAASRMDEPEAAFQLLSTTNLTEAENLVRHLDSINNERKGAVAQMSKEIKQKFEETPHELPVIVVGNTHWRPGLLGLAATHVVEAYGKSAFVWGRGDASVIKGSVRSDGRVGAMELMSEVRHLFLEFGGHKYSGGFSITVENLMLLEAALSDAHTKLASKEVSEEKMTVDAVLSLDDVTREVYESISHLAPFGAGNPKPVFAFENILVDRIEMFGKEKQHLKLLFKTSGGKMISAVKFFAKGNETLERVSAGQSITLLASMEKETFGYTNGIRLRIVDIHKE; encoded by the coding sequence ATGAATAACCAACAGGTACAGAAGTATATAGTTGCTGAAAATCCAGACAAGGAGACACGGGGGCAACTTGCTGAGTATTCCGAGCTTATTCAAAAACTCCTATTTCACCGTGGTATTAGGACAAAAGAGGGTGCCCATGCTTTTCTTTCACCGCGATATGACCACGATGGGCATGATCCATTTTTGTTGCGAGACATGAAAAAAGCGATTGAGCGTATTCTGTCGGCTGTAGAGCGTAACGAACATATCGCTCTCTTTTCTGATTTTGATGCCGACGGTATTCCGTCTGCTGTGGTGATGCATGACCTCTTGAAGAAAATAGGATATGAAAATTTCTCTGTCACCATCCCACACCGCAACACAGAAGGGTTTGGACTCAATGAAGATGCTATTTCAACATTCATTGACAAGAAGGTTGGGCTCGTTATCACACTTGATTGTGGAATGGGAGATGTGGTGCACGTTGCTCGGGCGATGGATGCGGGTATTGATGTCATCATTACCGATCACCACATGCAAAATCACGACGTGCCAAAAGCGTATGCGATTGTAAATCCAAACCAAGAGGGAGACGAGTATCCAAACAAAAACCTTTGTGGAGCAGGTGTTGCTTTCAAAATTGCGCAAGCGCTCTTATTGAAGGCAAAAAAAGACATTCCTATTGGTTGGGAGAAATGGTTACTCGACATGGTGGGTATTGCAACGCTCTCTGACATGGTGTCACTGACAGGAGAAAATCGTGTCTTTGCGCACTACGGACTTTTAGTGCTAAAAAAATCACCACGCCTTGGTATTCGCACACTGTTGTCGCACCTCCGAATGAAACAGTATTCACTGACTGAGGATGACGTTGTATTTATGATTACCCCGCGTATTAACGCTGCATCGCGTATGGACGAACCTGAGGCGGCCTTTCAACTTCTCTCAACAACGAACCTCACTGAGGCAGAAAATCTCGTGCGCCACTTGGATTCTATTAACAACGAACGAAAGGGCGCGGTGGCGCAGATGAGTAAAGAGATAAAACAAAAGTTTGAAGAAACACCGCATGAACTTCCGGTTATTGTCGTGGGGAATACACACTGGCGTCCGGGATTGCTTGGGCTTGCTGCAACACACGTAGTGGAAGCGTATGGAAAAAGTGCCTTTGTGTGGGGGCGAGGCGATGCGTCAGTGATTAAAGGTTCAGTACGATCTGATGGTCGTGTTGGTGCGATGGAATTAATGAGTGAGGTGCGACACTTGTTTCTTGAATTTGGAGGACACAAATACTCGGGCGGGTTTTCTATTACAGTTGAAAATCTTATGCTTCTGGAGGCCGCACTTTCAGATGCACATACAAAATTGGCGTCTAAGGAAGTATCTGAGGAAAAAATGACCGTTGATGCAGTGCTTTCTCTCGATGATGTGACACGAGAAGTATACGAAAGTATTTCTCACCTTGCGCCATTTGGGGCAGGTAATCCAAAGCCTGTGTTTGCATTTGAAAACATACTTGTTGATAGGATTGAAATGTTTGGAAAAGAAAAACAACATCTCAAATTACTCTTTAAGACCTCGGGAGGAAAAATGATTTCTGCTGTGAAGTTTTTTGCAAAGGGAAACGAAACCTTGGAACGTGTGTCGGCAGGGCAGTCCATTACACTTCTTGCTTCTATGGAAAAAGAAACATTTGGATACACGAACGGCATCCGATTGAGGATTGTTGACATCCACAAAGAATAA
- a CDS encoding helix-turn-helix domain-containing protein: MPHVSRKKISEKVLQTIFRDLVHNVSRANETKDALLLVHGLLTKTERIMLAKRLAAIHLLSKGVPVRRVSEILGLSISTAQRFSAATEFKRIAQLVCFLEKRNLHFWKDIEYMLRAGLPPQGRGRWHRIYRLTEK, encoded by the coding sequence ATGCCGCACGTTTCAAGAAAAAAGATTTCCGAGAAAGTTCTTCAAACGATTTTTCGTGATTTGGTGCATAACGTATCTCGTGCCAATGAAACAAAGGATGCGCTTTTATTAGTGCACGGACTGCTTACAAAAACCGAACGAATTATGCTTGCAAAACGTCTTGCCGCAATTCACTTGTTATCAAAAGGTGTTCCGGTGAGAAGGGTGAGTGAGATTCTTGGTCTGAGTATTTCAACGGCCCAACGGTTTTCTGCAGCAACGGAATTTAAAAGAATCGCTCAACTTGTTTGCTTTCTTGAAAAGAGAAATTTGCATTTTTGGAAAGATATTGAATATATGTTACGTGCAGGTCTTCCACCGCAAGGTCGGGGTCGATGGCATAGAATATACCGGTTAACTGAAAAATAA
- a CDS encoding HIT family protein: protein MTDCIFCKIVSGEIPAEKVYEDEHTLAFLDLHPSNPGHTLVVPKEHSRNVLDSHPDTLTHMIHTAQKIAVVLKNIGAEGVNIISNNETAAGQVIFHTHLHIIPRYTDDGLALWHGKPYPEGEIEKMGEKIRNAL, encoded by the coding sequence ATGACAGACTGTATTTTTTGCAAAATCGTTTCGGGAGAGATTCCTGCAGAAAAAGTGTATGAGGACGAACACACTCTCGCCTTTTTGGACCTTCACCCGAGCAATCCAGGTCACACACTTGTTGTACCAAAAGAACATTCACGCAACGTGTTGGATAGTCACCCAGATACCCTTACACACATGATTCATACTGCACAAAAAATTGCCGTGGTCTTAAAAAATATTGGAGCTGAAGGAGTCAATATCATTTCAAATAATGAAACCGCTGCAGGCCAGGTAATCTTTCACACACACCTGCATATCATTCCCCGCTACACAGATGACGGACTCGCACTATGGCATGGAAAACCATATCCTGAAGGTGAAATAGAAAAGATGGGAGAAAAAATACGGAATGCTCTCTAG
- the pgk gene encoding phosphoglycerate kinase, protein MLKSITEATILPGTRVLVRANLNVPMERGSVADTSRALGNLPTLRFLKGKGAKTILVGHVSVEGESLKPVADILAQHVPVSFLESPFDEVGKEKLEHMQDGDIVCLENIRQFPEEEKNDEAFAQKLAGLADIFVNDDFTSAHRVHASIVGVPHYIPSYMGIRFAEEYEHLSEAFHPQHPAVLIVGGAKPETKLPIITALAPHMDSVFVFGVSGNSLLKTKGFSVGTSRVASVNEEVLRTIVAMPHVSTYTDVLTLGVDGKEHVLTPEALGPDDTIVDAGPETLAHLAQVVSSAAFVLWNGPLGLYEKGFSVGTQECARAIASSRAESIVGGGDTDAVLAEGHISGTFTFTSSAGGAMLEFLAQGTLPGIDALKD, encoded by the coding sequence ATGTTGAAATCTATTACCGAAGCAACAATTTTACCGGGCACGCGTGTGTTGGTTCGTGCAAATTTAAATGTTCCCATGGAGCGGGGAAGTGTTGCTGACACGTCGCGAGCTTTAGGAAATCTTCCAACACTCCGTTTTTTAAAAGGAAAGGGTGCTAAAACAATTCTCGTAGGACACGTGTCTGTAGAAGGTGAATCATTAAAACCAGTCGCAGATATTCTTGCACAACACGTGCCGGTCTCGTTTCTGGAATCGCCATTTGATGAGGTGGGAAAAGAGAAGCTGGAGCATATGCAGGATGGAGATATTGTGTGTCTTGAAAATATTCGTCAATTTCCAGAAGAAGAAAAAAATGATGAAGCGTTTGCACAAAAACTTGCTGGGCTTGCTGATATATTTGTAAATGATGATTTTACCTCTGCGCATCGCGTGCACGCATCAATCGTTGGCGTTCCACACTACATTCCAAGCTATATGGGTATACGTTTTGCAGAAGAGTATGAGCACCTCTCTGAAGCATTTCATCCACAGCACCCAGCTGTTCTTATTGTGGGAGGTGCAAAACCTGAAACAAAACTTCCGATTATTACCGCTCTTGCTCCACATATGGATAGTGTTTTTGTGTTTGGTGTGTCGGGAAACTCGCTACTTAAAACAAAAGGATTTTCTGTGGGAACATCTCGAGTTGCGTCCGTGAATGAGGAAGTACTTCGAACTATTGTGGCAATGCCGCACGTGTCGACGTACACAGATGTCCTCACACTTGGTGTAGATGGGAAAGAGCACGTGCTTACGCCGGAAGCACTTGGCCCAGATGACACCATTGTGGATGCTGGCCCAGAAACACTCGCACACCTCGCACAGGTGGTTTCTAGTGCTGCATTTGTATTGTGGAATGGCCCACTTGGATTGTATGAAAAAGGATTTTCTGTTGGAACACAAGAGTGTGCTCGTGCTATTGCGTCATCGCGCGCCGAAAGTATTGTTGGTGGTGGCGACACAGATGCAGTACTTGCTGAGGGGCATATTTCGGGAACGTTTACATTTACATCATCTGCGGGTGGGGCCATGTTGGAATTCTTGGCACAAGGAACACTTCCCGGAATTGACGCACTCAAAGATTGA
- a CDS encoding triosephosphate isomerase: protein MKLLFVANWKMNPSSAREAVALWSATKKYARKIKKTSVVVCPPTPFCVSCSNKSDGFVFLGAQDVSVFSDGAHTGEVSTAMLKSVGVRYVIVGHSERRAGGETPTQVAHKTREVLAAGLTPIVCVGEHERGEHGEHLAVIEEQLRESLKGISKAKIAKVIIAYEPVWAIGKASLYAMNPSDVHESTLFIRKILSRMYGRATGMTVPILYGGSVEPHNIARIVHEGTVQGVLVGRASLVARNVADMLAALEL, encoded by the coding sequence ATGAAATTACTTTTTGTAGCAAATTGGAAGATGAATCCTTCGTCAGCGCGTGAGGCAGTTGCACTATGGAGTGCAACAAAAAAATATGCTCGAAAAATAAAAAAGACAAGTGTTGTTGTCTGTCCACCAACACCGTTTTGTGTGAGTTGCTCGAATAAAAGTGACGGTTTTGTTTTTCTTGGAGCACAAGATGTTTCTGTTTTTTCTGATGGGGCACACACAGGAGAAGTTTCAACGGCAATGCTGAAGAGTGTTGGTGTGCGATACGTCATTGTAGGGCATTCAGAACGACGCGCGGGTGGTGAGACACCCACACAGGTTGCTCATAAGACGCGTGAAGTACTTGCTGCGGGACTGACGCCTATTGTGTGCGTTGGAGAACATGAGCGCGGAGAACATGGAGAGCATCTTGCCGTTATTGAAGAGCAACTCCGAGAATCCTTGAAAGGTATTTCAAAGGCAAAAATAGCAAAAGTGATTATTGCGTACGAGCCAGTATGGGCAATTGGTAAGGCTTCATTGTATGCCATGAATCCAAGTGATGTGCATGAATCAACACTGTTTATACGAAAAATACTTTCACGCATGTATGGTCGTGCGACTGGGATGACGGTTCCCATTTTGTATGGCGGTTCAGTTGAGCCACATAATATTGCACGTATTGTTCATGAGGGAACGGTACAAGGTGTTCTTGTTGGGCGAGCAAGTCTTGTTGCACGTAATGTTGCGGATATGCTTGCCGCGTTAGAACTGTAG
- a CDS encoding prepilin-type N-terminal cleavage/methylation domain-containing protein yields the protein MVLSFIIKKYYRKRRSFSTGFSLPEILVVIAISVVIGISVWTLFIDIFSSSRTAQGRLQIQQELQVILRRVSAELRSASASSVGSYVLATTTDSTLSFYVDRDNDGLKEQIRYFLQGTDLKKGILKPSGTPLGYTGSETVRTMVKNVRATSTPIFSYYDTNYAGTTTPLTQPVSASSIRLVKITVVVDDDINDALPPLVGTTQVSVRTIKDNL from the coding sequence ATGGTACTTTCTTTCATTATAAAAAAATATTACAGAAAAAGACGATCGTTTAGTACCGGATTCAGTCTTCCTGAGATACTCGTGGTTATTGCTATTAGCGTGGTGATTGGTATTTCAGTGTGGACGCTGTTTATTGATATTTTTTCTTCGTCACGAACGGCACAGGGTCGGTTACAAATTCAGCAAGAGTTGCAGGTGATACTGAGACGCGTGAGTGCGGAGCTTCGTTCTGCGTCAGCAAGTAGTGTTGGATCATACGTGCTTGCTACAACGACTGATTCTACATTGTCGTTTTATGTTGATAGAGATAACGACGGGCTCAAAGAGCAAATACGATACTTTCTTCAGGGAACAGATTTAAAGAAGGGAATACTCAAGCCGTCGGGGACCCCGCTTGGATATACGGGTAGTGAAACGGTGCGGACTATGGTCAAAAATGTACGAGCGACAAGCACACCGATCTTTTCGTACTATGATACAAACTATGCGGGAACAACAACACCACTTACACAACCAGTATCTGCTTCAAGTATTCGTCTTGTAAAGATAACTGTTGTGGTGGATGATGATATCAACGATGCGTTGCCACCACTTGTTGGTACCACACAGGTTTCTGTTCGGACCATTAAAGATAACTTATAA
- a CDS encoding prepilin-type N-terminal cleavage/methylation domain-containing protein, which produces MKLEACNKIKKGTNTYCVLRVVGYTKKGFTLVETLIASALFLIIAVGLYQAYITLFNVIDSSRVNLVASSLATEQFEIIRNMPYAKVGVVNSIPSGLVPHIQTLVRDGITFTVTTTVRNIDDPFDGVLGGTPNDISPADYKLVEAKITCAACRNFSSAIFTTRVSPKNLEMASTNGALFIRVFDANGVPVQAADVRVENNQVTPHIRIDDVTDANGVLQLVDIPPGAGAYQVFVSKEGYSSDQTYEGTTGNPNPTKPFATVAQQQVTQISFSIDLLSSLSIQSVTQTCTVVPSVSVGVRGSKLIGTSPDVNKYYQTHTTNYVGEKVINDLEWDTYTLSVNDGTHQLLGLIPLLPPIIAPNSNLDVRVVVGPADPNALLVTVKDSGTGLPISEADVEISGGETQTTGRGFLRQTDWSGGSGEELWSGGSNYSSHDAGIETSAPAGVLTLVRFAGTYTPSGNLTSSIFDVASPSNFYRIAWQSEDQPPLAGQNAVRLQVATSNDAATTTWNFLGPDGTTGTYYTLADQNINPIHNMNRYFRYKVFLATDDVSVTPTISDISFTFTSECVPPGQVTFSGLSDGVYTVSVSKSGYQPYTSAPLSVTSDFVSYEATLTPE; this is translated from the coding sequence ATGAAACTTGAAGCATGTAACAAAATAAAAAAAGGTACGAATACATATTGCGTGTTACGTGTTGTGGGGTACACAAAAAAAGGATTTACACTTGTTGAAACGCTCATTGCGTCGGCACTTTTTTTGATTATTGCAGTTGGGTTATACCAAGCATACATAACACTGTTTAATGTTATTGATTCATCGCGGGTCAACCTCGTTGCGTCGTCACTTGCAACTGAGCAGTTTGAAATTATTCGAAATATGCCATATGCAAAAGTCGGTGTGGTGAACAGTATTCCCTCAGGATTGGTTCCACACATACAAACACTTGTGCGTGACGGTATTACGTTTACCGTGACGACAACAGTTCGAAACATTGACGATCCGTTTGATGGAGTGCTCGGCGGAACTCCCAATGATATTTCTCCTGCAGACTATAAGCTCGTTGAAGCAAAGATCACGTGTGCGGCATGTAGAAATTTTTCTTCAGCAATATTTACGACTCGTGTGAGTCCAAAAAATCTTGAGATGGCGTCAACAAACGGGGCGCTCTTTATTCGAGTATTTGATGCCAACGGGGTACCCGTACAAGCTGCTGATGTGCGCGTTGAAAATAATCAAGTAACTCCACACATTCGTATTGATGATGTGACGGACGCCAATGGGGTGCTCCAACTTGTGGATATTCCTCCTGGTGCGGGTGCATACCAGGTGTTTGTGAGCAAAGAAGGGTACTCTTCGGACCAAACGTACGAAGGAACAACAGGTAATCCAAACCCAACAAAACCTTTTGCAACAGTTGCACAACAGCAGGTAACGCAGATTAGTTTTTCAATCGATCTTTTGAGTTCGCTGAGTATACAAAGTGTTACGCAAACATGCACGGTTGTTCCAAGTGTGAGTGTTGGTGTGCGGGGAAGTAAATTAATAGGAACAAGTCCAGACGTGAACAAATACTACCAGACACACACAACAAATTATGTTGGGGAAAAAGTTATTAATGATCTTGAGTGGGACACGTACACACTCTCGGTTAATGATGGGACTCACCAACTTCTCGGACTTATCCCGCTTCTTCCTCCTATTATTGCCCCAAATTCAAATCTTGACGTTCGTGTTGTTGTTGGTCCAGCTGACCCCAATGCGTTGTTGGTGACAGTAAAAGATAGCGGTACGGGATTACCAATTTCTGAAGCTGATGTTGAAATTTCTGGAGGAGAAACACAGACAACTGGTCGTGGATTTTTGCGACAGACGGATTGGTCGGGTGGTTCTGGTGAAGAGTTGTGGTCCGGGGGTTCAAATTATAGTTCACATGACGCTGGTATAGAAACAAGTGCGCCCGCGGGCGTGTTAACGCTCGTACGTTTTGCGGGAACATATACACCGTCAGGAAACTTAACATCATCAATTTTTGACGTTGCTTCACCAAGTAATTTTTATCGAATTGCATGGCAGTCCGAAGATCAGCCGCCTCTTGCAGGGCAAAATGCTGTTCGGTTACAAGTTGCCACTAGTAATGATGCGGCGACGACAACGTGGAATTTTTTGGGTCCCGACGGAACAACAGGTACGTACTACACGCTTGCGGATCAGAATATTAATCCAATACACAACATGAACAGGTATTTTAGGTATAAAGTTTTTTTGGCAACCGATGATGTTTCGGTTACGCCGACTATTTCTGATATCTCGTTCACGTTTACTTCAGAGTGCGTTCCTCCTGGTCAGGTGACATTTTCTGGTCTTTCAGACGGCGTGTACACCGTATCTGTTTCAAAATCGGGATATCAGCCGTACACGAGTGCACCACTTTCAGTAACTAGTGATTTTGTATCGTATGAAGCAACACTTACTCCAGAATGA